The Nodosilinea sp. FACHB-141 nucleotide sequence GTGTTTCGGCTGGGGTTTGTAGTGGGGCCGCCCTTGAGCTACGTGGCACAGCTGGTGCCGCCGCTGCCGGGGTTTACTAGCCTAGGCACGGGATTTTTGTTTTCGGCGGCGATCGCCCTGTTCGCTACCGCGCTCTGCCTGGTGCTATTGCCAGAAACACTGGCAACCGGCTCCAGCAGGTTTCAGTTTTCCTGGCAGGACTTCGGCTTTGGTCGGCTGGTCAGGTCGGCCACCGATAAACGCTTTGGCCGCATTTTTTGGCTGACCTTCTTTAGCGGCTTCACCTTTACGATCTTTACCTTTGCGTTTCAGCCCTTCTTTCTTAAGGTGCTGGGGCAAGACGCTCGCAACCTGGCGATCATGTTTGCAGCGGTGGGGATGATTGGCTTTGTAACTCAGGTGTTTGCCCTAGAGCCGCTGCGGCGACGGTTTCGTCTGGTGCAGATTTTAGCGGGGGCGTTGGCCGCGCGGGGAATTTTGTTTTTGCTGATGCCCGCGTTTCCCAACATCGTGGCGTTTGTGGCGATCGCAGTCGTCTTTAGCGCTGTCAACTCGTTCCCCATGCCGCTGATCGATGCGCTGCTGTCGCTCAACAGCGGCCCGCGCGAACAGGGGGAAGTGATGGGGCTAAACGCGTCGTATCTGAGCATTTCCAATGCGATCGGCCCGGCGACAGCGGGGCTGCTGGTCAGCGTCAGCTACAGCTTTCCGTTTTGGATTGCTGGAGCGCTAACGCTGCTGACCGCCTGGTTTGCCATGACGCTTTCTGGGCGCGGCATAGCAAAGGCATAAGGATTCAGGACTGTGGGATAGCCATCTTGGCTGTCCATGGTCAGGCAGGATGCCTAACCTACAAAAGGTGGATGCTATTGAATTTCTATTCCTAAGCCACCTCTTCCAACACCTCAGCTCCTGTTTCGGCTTCGCCCAGCACGGTGAGAAACTGTAGCGCCATGGCGATGTAGGTAGCGCACTGGGTCGGCGGCAGCTGGTAGAAGGCCTGCCAGGCAGCGGCTTTGTCAGACTCGTAGGCGGCGATGCGATCGGGCTGGTGGTCGAGCCAGCCGAGGCGTACGGCGTGGCCAATTAGCACATCGAGATAGATGTGGTCTTCAAAGTAGAGGTCGGGGTTGACCTTGAAGATTTCGCCCATTTCGCGCAGGGCTTCGAGGTTGACGTGGCGGTATTCAGGAGCCTGGATTTTGTTTAGCAGGTGGGTGATGCGGCGCTCAAAGTTTTGCTCGCCGGGGGTCATTTCAGAGAGAATGCGATCGCTATCCAATCTGTTCTTGCGGTCAAACTTATTGCCGATCACAATGCCCTTGGAGTGCTTCAGCACCTCCCAGACCTGGGTGTAAAACTCCTCCGAGATGCGGGCGATTTCGCCGTCAATTACCCGCTTACGCCACCAGTCGTGGGAAGTGGGCGCTTCGGCTTCTTCGGCGGCTGGTTCGATGTCGTCGGGCACCACCTGCCAGTTGATTGGGTTATGGGGCTTAACGTGCAGCGACTCCCGCCGAAAGATCGCCTGGTTGAGCCCGTCGAACCCGGCCAATACCTGGCGCAGGCGAGTCTTCAGCTCAAACGGGCTGAGGTCGATCAGCTGACCGTA carries:
- a CDS encoding MFS transporter, whose product is MASADPSRLPLRFWIAALVAFINAVGFTLIIPLIYPYAVEFGLSDFQASLLTTAYAAAQFIATPILGRLSDRMGRKPLLIVSLLGTVAANLMAGLAPVAWMLFVARLLDGITGGNTSIAQAIVSDITTPEQRARAYGIFGAVFRLGFVVGPPLSYVAQLVPPLPGFTSLGTGFLFSAAIALFATALCLVLLPETLATGSSRFQFSWQDFGFGRLVRSATDKRFGRIFWLTFFSGFTFTIFTFAFQPFFLKVLGQDARNLAIMFAAVGMIGFVTQVFALEPLRRRFRLVQILAGALAARGILFLLMPAFPNIVAFVAIAVVFSAVNSFPMPLIDALLSLNSGPREQGEVMGLNASYLSISNAIGPATAGLLVSVSYSFPFWIAGALTLLTAWFAMTLSGRGIAKA